In a genomic window of Procambarus clarkii isolate CNS0578487 chromosome 12, FALCON_Pclarkii_2.0, whole genome shotgun sequence:
- the LOC138364203 gene encoding zinc finger protein 530-like produces MRKITMKEQVMKLRIGADRFTTNDNEVCEELNDKFQEVITLEQGKVPEIRNGIDNQAPQEEFGITSGGGEEAFTRTQDPTFRHKTQHSDTRPNIQTQDPTFRHKTQTYRHKTPNIQTQDPTYRHKTPTFRHKTPTYRHKTQHSDTRPNIQTQDPNIQTQDPTYRHKTQHTDTRPNIQTQDPTFRHKTQHSDTRPQHSDTRPNIQTQDPTYRHKTPTYRHKTQHTDTRPNIQTQDPNIQTQDPTYRRIKQHTDTRPNIQERLKELNLTSLENRRNVSLEIQLVVDENGKEFAIYFVTNVGIVNL; encoded by the exons ATGAGAAAAATAacaatgaaggaacaggtaatgaaactgaggataggggcagacagattcactacaaatgacaacgaagtgtgtgaggaactcaatgataaattccaggaggtcatcacattagagcaaggaaaagttccagagataagaaatGGAATAGATAACCAGGCACCGCAAGAGGAGTTCGGGATTACCAgtgggggaggtgaggaagcttttactaga ACACAAGACCCAACATTCAGACACAAGACCCAACATTCAGACACAAGACCCAACATACAGACACAAGACCCAACATTCAGACACAAGACCCAAACATACAGACACAAGACCCCCAACATACAGACACAAGACCCAACATACAGACACAAGACCCCAACATTCAGACACAAGACCCCAACATACAGACACAAGACCCAACATTCAGACACAAGACCCAACATACAGACACAAGACCCCAACATACAGACACAAGACCCAACATACAGACACAAGACCCAACATACAGACACAAGACCCAACATACAGACACAAGACCCAACATTCAGACACAAGACCCAACATTCAGACACAAGACCCCAACATTCAGACACAAGACCCAACATTCAGACACAAGACCCAACATACAGACACAAGACCCCAACATACAGACACAAGACCCAACATACAGACACAAGACCCAACATACAGACACAAGACCCCAACATACAGACACAAGACCCAACATACAGACGCATCAAGCAACATACTGACACCAGACCCAACAtacaggaaaggctaaaggagctgaacctcacatccctggaaaacagaaga